One Bacteroidales bacterium DNA segment encodes these proteins:
- a CDS encoding ABC transporter permease produces MFRHFIKVAFRNLFKFKVQSLISILGLAIGFACFSLSMFWVQYERSYDNFHPEADRIYRVREIDNRWNTDSTGIVLSPWTAYPLAEFLRSNFPEIISACQVESYAMPLKSGKEIDYLVVDTAFCTLFDIPANNFFTAHINNITPVIITERLAKELFGNTDVTGMTIENIWNQKFEIRSVIREWPGNTSYPFDMLIPAEIWYSSNRLSWGYLSFHTYVLLHPRANANEVQKKMTDLKTREHRPNSSFALTPIKEQHYKSPDEGEEQNVKYSHISIFAISGLLIMLCALFNYLTLFVSRIISRGKELALRKVNGSANAQVFSLLFMEFMLILLFSILAGYLLIGIFLPSFRALSMIQMNSFMILSGTLLYVLALVAVTSIIGIIPIGYFYRRNLREMMQGQTATFSRNRVRKISILLQLIIGIGFMFCAVVFFRQIHFLTHTDMGIERKNIAEVSATRWSTLKVLPYFDKIRQIPTVNDVLKTSYPGFIERKSSSSKNSSVIKNGKEFEVNFMSMYCEPHFFDFYHIQLSEGTLFTEDNAHTAVINETAARQLGEDPQVKEEVYQDERIIGVVKDFYFESPTTKIKPTIIYPLHIKNGLDSRQQLSFVYKYEEGTRKETEDAVRRMIQEDHPGEELEFRYSEDVYEKYLKSEKSLMIMLGFMTFVCIMIAIFGIYSLASLTCEQRKKEIAIRKVNGAMVHDILLSLFREYAVLIVIASLIAFPAGYLIVKPWTEGYIKQVSIDWWIYALIFIIVCVITLLTVISQVWKAARQNPAEVVKSE; encoded by the coding sequence ATGTTCCGTCATTTTATAAAAGTAGCCTTCAGAAACCTGTTCAAATTCAAAGTACAGTCCCTCATCAGTATCCTGGGGCTGGCCATCGGGTTTGCCTGTTTTTCATTATCTATGTTCTGGGTACAGTATGAAAGAAGTTATGATAATTTTCATCCGGAAGCCGACCGAATCTACCGGGTTCGGGAAATTGATAACAGATGGAATACTGATTCCACCGGGATCGTGTTATCACCTTGGACAGCGTATCCCCTGGCCGAATTCCTCCGGTCAAATTTCCCTGAAATAATCAGCGCCTGCCAGGTAGAGAGCTATGCTATGCCTTTAAAATCGGGAAAGGAGATCGATTATTTAGTAGTTGATACCGCTTTTTGCACCCTGTTTGATATTCCTGCGAACAATTTCTTCACTGCCCATATCAATAACATCACTCCTGTTATCATTACGGAAAGACTGGCAAAGGAATTATTTGGGAATACTGATGTAACCGGAATGACCATTGAAAATATCTGGAACCAGAAATTTGAGATACGATCCGTGATCAGGGAATGGCCGGGAAATACCAGTTATCCGTTTGATATGTTAATTCCTGCGGAGATTTGGTATTCATCCAACCGGCTTTCCTGGGGATATCTTTCGTTCCATACTTATGTATTATTACATCCCCGGGCAAATGCAAATGAGGTACAGAAGAAGATGACAGATCTCAAAACCAGGGAACATCGTCCCAACAGCTCATTTGCGCTGACGCCCATTAAGGAGCAACATTATAAGAGTCCGGATGAAGGGGAGGAACAGAATGTTAAATACAGCCATATATCCATTTTTGCTATTTCCGGATTATTGATCATGCTTTGTGCTTTATTCAACTATCTGACGCTTTTTGTCAGCAGGATCATTTCCCGGGGAAAAGAATTAGCCCTGCGCAAAGTCAACGGGTCCGCCAATGCACAGGTATTTTCTCTGCTGTTCATGGAGTTTATGTTGATCCTGTTATTCTCCATACTGGCAGGATACTTATTGATCGGTATATTCCTACCTTCATTCCGTGCATTATCCATGATACAGATGAACAGCTTTATGATCCTTTCGGGCACATTGCTGTACGTATTAGCACTGGTCGCTGTGACAAGTATCATCGGCATCATTCCTATCGGTTATTTTTACCGGAGAAACCTACGGGAAATGATGCAGGGGCAGACTGCTACCTTTAGCAGGAACAGGGTCCGTAAGATCAGCATCCTCCTGCAGCTTATCATAGGTATAGGTTTTATGTTCTGTGCCGTTGTCTTTTTCCGGCAAATACATTTCCTGACACATACGGATATGGGTATCGAGCGGAAAAATATCGCAGAGGTAAGCGCTACAAGGTGGAGTACTTTAAAGGTATTGCCTTATTTTGATAAAATCAGGCAGATACCTACTGTGAACGATGTATTAAAAACATCTTATCCCGGATTTATTGAAAGAAAAAGTTCATCCAGCAAAAATAGTTCGGTGATAAAAAACGGAAAAGAATTTGAGGTGAACTTTATGAGCATGTATTGTGAACCGCATTTCTTTGATTTCTATCATATTCAGTTATCAGAAGGAACTTTATTTACGGAGGACAATGCCCATACGGCGGTCATCAACGAAACTGCCGCCAGGCAACTGGGAGAAGATCCACAGGTCAAAGAAGAGGTATACCAGGATGAAAGAATCATCGGCGTAGTCAAAGATTTTTATTTTGAATCGCCCACAACAAAAATAAAGCCGACCATTATTTATCCATTACATATTAAAAATGGTCTGGACTCAAGGCAACAACTCAGTTTTGTTTACAAATATGAGGAAGGTACCCGTAAAGAGACGGAGGATGCTGTCCGGAGAATGATCCAGGAAGATCATCCGGGTGAAGAACTGGAATTCCGTTATTCGGAAGATGTATATGAAAAATACCTCAAGTCTGAAAAATCCCTGATGATCATGTTGGGTTTCATGACCTTTGTTTGTATTATGATTGCCATATTCGGGATCTATTCACTGGCCAGCCTGACCTGTGAACAGCGGAAAAAAGAGATCGCCATCCGGAAAGTGAACGGAGCCATGGTACATGATATCCTATTATCGTTGTTCCGGGAATATGCGGTGCTGATCGTTATCGCTTCATTGATCGCTTTTCCCGCAGGCTACCTGATCGTAAAGCCATGGACAGAGGGATATATCAAGCAGGTGAGCATTGACTGGTGGATATATGCACTGATCTTTATTATTGTTTGTGTGATTACACTGCTTACCGTCATTTCGCAGGTCTGGAAAGCAGCCCGGCAGAATCCGGCGGAGGTAGTTAAATCTGAATAA